In Nerophis lumbriciformis linkage group LG12, RoL_Nlum_v2.1, whole genome shotgun sequence, a single genomic region encodes these proteins:
- the LOC133622912 gene encoding cell cycle checkpoint control protein RAD9B — protein sequence MNCTLQGTCVKAFGKAIQALSRIGDELWIDPMVKGLALRSVNAAESAYACFLFSPMFFHKYSVVSEEASEPIKCKLYMKSLLPLFRCLTSIERNVERCQISVNASNDRIMIQFSCRHGITKTHNLCYQESEALQAVFASHLCPNVLKAPARLLANMVMHFPASQEEVTLSIAPLRVSLMNYHQEANDHVKMICTEVSLHPDEFDYYQSAGDSAITFCLKELRGLLSFAESLCLPVSIHFGTAGKPVCFSVEDMVMEATVVLATLIDSDSRSSSQPTKSPDPTSPRCVDAAVVGARDEGFSHDAGVHVVASSQGSPLGPSATLTQLLSHHHSLLRPGAPDHTSPASSTICSLLFRALSAAQSESPAATPPVLACHSDLEEEEDSARPSVSG from the exons ATGAACTGTACTCTCCAGGGGACGTGTGTCAAAG CTTTTGGAAAGGCAATTCAAGCACTTTCACGGATTGGAGATGAGTTGTGGATAGACCCAATGGTCAAAGGG CTGGCACTGAGATCAGTGAATGCAGCTGAGTCTGCATATGCTTGCTTCCTCTTCTCACCGATGTTCTTCCACAAGTACAGCGTGGTGTCAGAGGAGGCCAGTGAACCTATTAAATGCAAACTGTATATGAAG TCTTTGCTGCCACTTTTCCGTTGTTTGACTTCCATTGAGCGTAATGTGGAGCGATGCCAGATATCAGTCAACGCTTCCAATGACAGAATAATGATCCAGTTTTCCTGTAGACATG GTATCACAAAAACCCACAACCTGTGTTACCAAGAGAGTGAAGCTCTGCAGGCAGTGTTTGCTTCACATCTTTGTCCCAATGTGCTGAAGGCACCAGCCAG GCTTCTTGCAAACATGGTGATGCATTTCCCAGCATCTCAAGAGGAGGTCACTCTGTCTATAGCCCCTCTCAGAGTCAGTCTGATGAACTACCATCAAGAAGCAAATG ATCATGTGAAGATGATTTGCACCGAAGTGTCCTTACACCCCGACGAGTTTGACTATTATCAGTCTGCAGGAGACTCTGCTATAACCTTCTGTCTGAAGGAGCTGAGG ggtTTGCTGTCCTTTGCCGAGTCACTTTGCTTACCAGTTTCAATCCACTTTGGTACTGCAGGAAA GCCTGTGTGCTTCTCTGTGGAAGACATGGTCATGGAGGCCACAGTGGTGCTGgccaccctgattgactctgaCAGCAGAAGCTCATCCCAACCAACAAAGAGCCCTGACCCAACCTCACCTAG ATGTGTGGATGCTGCTGTGGTTGGTGCCAGAGATGAGGGCTTCAGCCATGATGCTGGGGTCCATGTGGTTGCATCCAGCCAGGGCAGCCCTCTTGGCCCCTCAGCCACTTTGACACAGCTTCTGTCACACCATCACAGCCTTCTCAGACCTGGTGCACCCGACCACACCAGTCCCGCTTCCTCTAcg ATCTGCTCCCTCCTGTTCCGGGCGTTGTCTGCAGCACAAAGTGAGAGTCCTGCTGCCACACCGCCTGTTCTGGCCTGTCACAGTGacctggaggaggaggaagactCTGCAAGACCTTCTGTCTCAGGCTAG